In the genome of Lysobacter sp. BMK333-48F3, the window AAGAAGCCGGCCGCCAAGCCGGCGCCCGCGGCGAAGAAGGCGCCTCCCGCGGCGGCGAAAAAACCCGCACCCGGCAAGGACAGCGCAGCGAAGAAGCCCGAGCTTAAAAAAGTTGAAGTGAAAAAGCCCGAAGCTGTGAAGCCCGCAGTCAAGCCGGCTGCCCCACCGCCCGCGCCGCAGGCCGCCCGCAAGGCCCCTCCTGCAGCGCAGGTCGACAGCACCTCCGACCGAATCAAGAACACAGTGACCCAGACAGCATCCAGCAAACCATCCGCGGGCAAGCCCGCGACTCCGGCCGCTCCGGCGCCGCGTCCGGCCGGCAAGGTCGCCGTCGCCGTGACCGCCAAGCAGGCGGCGCCGGCTCCGAAGACCAAGGTCAAGGTCGTGGCTTACCAGAACGACCCGGCCACCGGCCGGCCGATCGTGCCGAACGGCTACAAGCCGGGCTCCGACGAGGAGTACATGAGCCCGCTGCAGCTGGAGTACTTCCGCCAGCGCCTGCTGCAGTGGCGTACCGACCTGGTCGAGGAGTCCAAGCAGACCATCGAGAACCTCAAGGACGAAGTGCGCGACGTCGGCGACGAAGCCGAACGCGCCACCCGCGAGACCGAGAACTCGCTCGAACTGCGTACCCGCGACCGCTATCGCAAGCTGATCAGCAAGATCGACAGCACCCTCAAGCGGGTCGATTCCGGCGACTACGGCTTCTGCGTCGATACCGGCGAAGAAATCGGCCTGGAGCGCCTGGAGGCGCGCCTGACCGCCGAGCGCACCATCGACGCCCAGGAGCGCTGGGAGCATCTGCAGAAGCAGATGGGCGACTGAACCGTCGCTCCGGCCCGGCCTGATCAAAGCCCCGCGAAAGCGGGGCTTTTCGTTGGCGGCCGAGGCGGTGCGCTGCCAGCCGCGCCGGGTCGGCCTGGGCGCGAGGCACCCGCCACGAGTCGGCGGCTTGATCGCCGAGGCTTTTCGCGCCGAGGACGAGGCCTCGATCCCGCTCGTGCTAGGCCTGCTGGACGACGATAGCCAGCTCCATGAGGCGATCTTCGGCGTGGGCCACGCCGTCGAGAGCTTTGCGCCGGAGCGGTATTCGCCGCGCTGGCGCACAGTCTGACGACGCTGCGCCAGCGGGCGCCGGAGTGGTTCGGCCCTGCTGGATGCCCGGATACTCGATTCGC includes:
- the dksA gene encoding RNA polymerase-binding protein DksA, with product MAVKKPAKKAAQAAKKTVKPAAKKAAKPASKPAPQKTPAKPPAKPAAKAVTKAAKPAAKKAAVKKAAAQKPAASKPAAKKAAVVKKAAPAKAPAAKKPAAKPAPAAKKAPPAAAKKPAPGKDSAAKKPELKKVEVKKPEAVKPAVKPAAPPPAPQAARKAPPAAQVDSTSDRIKNTVTQTASSKPSAGKPATPAAPAPRPAGKVAVAVTAKQAAPAPKTKVKVVAYQNDPATGRPIVPNGYKPGSDEEYMSPLQLEYFRQRLLQWRTDLVEESKQTIENLKDEVRDVGDEAERATRETENSLELRTRDRYRKLISKIDSTLKRVDSGDYGFCVDTGEEIGLERLEARLTAERTIDAQERWEHLQKQMGD